The following are encoded in a window of Novosphingobium sp. ZN18A2 genomic DNA:
- a CDS encoding lysozyme inhibitor LprI family protein, which yields MSLATSRFLAIVICLTSTAAPARAVASDQAFASSTDDVVTIRRCLDGNDERAMTCIGQIADGCLAKARHEQPWMARMNCWSRENHAWEQLLNNKYKELASKAKLQDTATGPYLERNSYEMLEDSQQKWLVFRDAELGRFWAMRAPASASWRAADLERVRLRLTVDRFVELSME from the coding sequence ATGAGTTTGGCTACATCCCGTTTCCTCGCAATCGTCATTTGCCTGACTTCAACAGCGGCGCCTGCTCGGGCTGTAGCCTCGGATCAGGCATTTGCCAGCTCCACCGATGATGTCGTTACCATAAGGAGATGCCTGGACGGAAATGACGAGCGCGCAATGACTTGCATTGGTCAAATTGCTGACGGCTGTTTGGCGAAGGCTCGCCACGAACAACCTTGGATGGCGCGAATGAACTGCTGGTCCAGGGAAAACCATGCTTGGGAACAACTGCTCAACAATAAATACAAGGAACTAGCATCCAAAGCCAAGCTCCAGGATACCGCCACCGGACCTTACCTAGAGCGCAATTCGTATGAGATGCTTGAAGACTCACAACAGAAGTGGCTTGTATTCAGAGACGCTGAGTTGGGACGTTTTTGGGCAATGCGGGCTCCCGCTTCGGCGTCATGGCGGGCCGCCGATCTCGAACGAGTGCGCCTCAGGCTCACCGTCGACCGATTTGTCGAACTCTCAATGGAATGA
- a CDS encoding CDC48 family AAA ATPase has product MADVDTADLATGTVRLQVAGARGEESGQGFARISREVMGQLGVTEGDAIEITGKRSTVARVLLPYPEDEGLQVIRLDGLQRANAETGSGEHVEVKKAETRTAQRVVFAPAQRDLRLHGPAQALKRNFLGRPVLTGDLVATTGQQPVNRGEMPPQLQRMVNVPAFALTQIRLTVVSTVPKGAVVIDEETEVELRAEYEEPRDGRADVNYDDVGGMDDTIKQLREMVELPLRYPELFRRLGVDPPKGVLLHGPPGTGKTRLAQAVANESDATFLTVNGPEIMGSAYGESEKRLREVFEEAQRDAPAIIFIDEIDSIAPKRDQVHGEAEKRLVAQLLTLMDGLHGRSNLVVIAATNRPDAIDAALRRPGRFDREIVVGVPDEKGRREILAIHTRGMPLGEGVDLKELARTTHGFVGADLAALAREAAIEAVRRIMPKLDFDQQTIPAEVLDALRVERADFVEALKRVQPSAMREVMVQAPSVGWSDIGGLGEAQDKLKEGVELPLKNPEAFHRLGIRPAKGFLLYGPPGTGKTLLAKAVAKEAEANFISIKSSDLLSKWYGESEQQISRLFARARQVAPCVVFIDEIDSLVPARGSGAGGEPQVTARVVNTILAEMDGLEELQSVVLIGATNRPNLVDPALLRPGRFDELVYVGTPDKAGREHILKIHTADMPLAGDVDLAEVAEKTDRFTGADLEDVVRRAGLGAIRRAGGAVDSVTAEDFAAALDDSRATVTAEMEAEYAKMKGELKKRAAEPTPIGFITPGMVESTRVEKKNGD; this is encoded by the coding sequence GGGCAGGGTTTTGCCCGCATCAGCCGCGAGGTCATGGGCCAGCTGGGCGTGACCGAAGGCGACGCGATAGAAATAACCGGCAAGCGTTCCACTGTCGCGCGCGTCCTGCTGCCCTATCCCGAGGATGAAGGCTTGCAGGTGATCCGGCTTGACGGGTTGCAGCGCGCAAATGCCGAAACCGGATCGGGCGAACATGTAGAGGTGAAGAAGGCCGAAACGCGCACCGCGCAGCGTGTCGTCTTCGCGCCCGCGCAACGCGATTTGCGGCTTCACGGTCCGGCGCAGGCGTTGAAGCGCAACTTCCTCGGCCGCCCGGTGCTGACCGGCGACCTTGTGGCGACGACCGGGCAGCAGCCGGTGAACCGGGGCGAGATGCCGCCGCAGTTGCAACGCATGGTCAACGTCCCCGCCTTCGCGCTCACGCAGATCCGGCTCACCGTCGTTTCCACCGTGCCCAAGGGCGCGGTGGTGATCGACGAGGAAACCGAAGTCGAGCTGCGCGCCGAATACGAAGAACCGCGCGATGGCCGCGCCGACGTGAACTATGACGATGTCGGCGGCATGGACGACACGATCAAGCAGCTGCGCGAAATGGTGGAACTGCCGCTGCGCTATCCCGAATTGTTCCGCCGCCTCGGCGTCGATCCGCCCAAGGGCGTGCTGCTCCACGGCCCGCCGGGAACCGGCAAGACGCGGCTGGCCCAGGCGGTCGCCAATGAAAGCGACGCCACGTTCCTGACGGTAAACGGTCCGGAAATCATGGGTTCGGCCTATGGCGAGAGCGAAAAGCGCCTGCGCGAGGTGTTCGAGGAAGCGCAGCGCGATGCGCCCGCGATCATCTTCATCGACGAGATCGATTCGATCGCGCCCAAGCGCGACCAGGTGCATGGCGAGGCGGAAAAGCGCCTTGTCGCGCAGCTTCTCACGCTGATGGACGGGCTGCACGGCCGCTCCAACCTTGTCGTTATCGCCGCGACCAACCGGCCCGATGCGATCGACGCCGCGCTGCGCCGCCCCGGCCGTTTCGACCGCGAGATCGTGGTCGGCGTGCCCGACGAGAAAGGCCGGCGCGAGATCCTGGCCATCCACACTCGCGGCATGCCGCTGGGCGAAGGGGTGGACCTGAAGGAACTGGCGCGCACCACGCACGGCTTCGTGGGCGCGGATCTTGCCGCGCTGGCGCGCGAGGCCGCGATTGAGGCGGTGCGACGGATCATGCCGAAGCTCGATTTCGACCAGCAGACGATCCCCGCCGAAGTGCTGGATGCGCTGCGGGTAGAGCGCGCGGACTTTGTCGAGGCGCTGAAGCGCGTCCAGCCTTCGGCCATGCGCGAAGTGATGGTCCAGGCGCCGTCGGTCGGCTGGTCCGACATCGGCGGGCTGGGCGAAGCGCAGGACAAGCTGAAGGAAGGCGTGGAACTGCCGCTGAAGAACCCGGAGGCGTTCCACCGTCTGGGCATCCGCCCGGCCAAGGGCTTCCTGCTCTATGGCCCGCCCGGAACCGGCAAGACCTTGCTGGCGAAGGCCGTGGCGAAAGAGGCGGAGGCCAACTTCATCTCGATCAAGTCGTCAGACCTGCTCTCCAAGTGGTACGGCGAAAGCGAACAGCAGATCAGCCGCCTGTTCGCCCGCGCGCGTCAGGTGGCGCCCTGCGTGGTGTTCATCGATGAAATCGACAGCCTCGTGCCCGCGCGCGGCAGCGGTGCCGGCGGTGAGCCGCAAGTGACCGCGCGGGTGGTGAACACCATCCTTGCCGAGATGGACGGGCTTGAGGAACTGCAGTCGGTCGTCCTGATCGGCGCGACCAATCGGCCCAACCTGGTCGATCCCGCGCTGCTGCGGCCCGGCCGGTTCGATGAGCTGGTCTATGTCGGCACGCCCGACAAGGCCGGGCGCGAACATATCCTGAAGATCCACACCGCCGACATGCCGCTGGCAGGTGACGTGGACCTGGCGGAGGTGGCCGAAAAGACCGACCGCTTCACCGGCGCGGACCTGGAAGACGTGGTGCGCCGCGCGGGCCTTGGCGCGATCCGCCGGGCGGGCGGCGCCGTCGACAGCGTGACCGCGGAAGACTTCGCCGCCGCGCTGGACGATTCGCGCGCGACCGTGACGGCCGAGATGGAAGCCGAATACGCGAAGATGAAGGGCGAACTGAAAAAGCGCGCCGCCGAACCGACGCCCATCGGCTTCATTACGCCGGGCATGGTCGAATCGACGCGGGTCGAGAAGAAGAACGGCGATTAG